Proteins encoded by one window of Enterobacter hormaechei subsp. xiangfangensis:
- a CDS encoding oxidoreductase gives MNKVKTMNIALIGYGFVGKTFHAPLIQSVDGLKLAVISSRDEEKVKRDLPDVLVVATPEEAIQHPDIDLVVIASPNATHAPLATLALNAGKHVVVDKPFTLDMQEARDLIALAEEKQLLLSVFHNRRWDSDFLGIKQVIAQGSIGKVKHFESHIDRFRPEVRVRWREQNVPGSGLWFDLGPHMIDQTLQLFGLPQSVQGNIATLRDGAEINDWAHVVLNYPEHKVVLHCSMLVAGGVSRFTIHGDKASVVKARIDQQEAQLLAGVIPGSESWGEDSDAMVLLNAQGEASAIPAPKGDQRQYYINVRDALNGKIDNPVPPMEALAVMAVLEAAVKSSETGTTQELDLTAQERAQLQ, from the coding sequence ATGAATAAAGTGAAGACAATGAATATTGCGCTGATCGGGTATGGTTTTGTGGGTAAGACGTTCCATGCCCCGCTGATCCAGTCCGTTGACGGCCTGAAGCTGGCGGTGATCTCATCCCGGGATGAAGAGAAAGTGAAACGCGATCTGCCGGACGTGCTCGTTGTCGCCACGCCGGAAGAGGCCATTCAGCACCCGGATATCGATCTGGTGGTTATCGCCTCCCCTAACGCGACCCATGCGCCGCTTGCCACCCTGGCGCTCAATGCCGGCAAGCATGTGGTAGTGGATAAGCCGTTCACGCTGGATATGCAGGAAGCGCGGGATCTGATTGCGCTGGCTGAAGAAAAACAGCTGCTGCTTTCTGTCTTCCATAACCGCCGCTGGGACAGCGATTTTCTCGGCATTAAGCAGGTGATTGCGCAAGGCAGCATCGGCAAGGTGAAACATTTTGAGTCGCATATCGATCGTTTCCGCCCGGAGGTTCGCGTGCGCTGGAGAGAGCAAAACGTTCCCGGCAGCGGCCTGTGGTTCGACTTAGGCCCGCACATGATTGACCAGACGCTACAGCTTTTTGGTCTGCCGCAGTCGGTACAGGGCAACATCGCCACCCTGCGTGACGGCGCGGAGATTAACGACTGGGCGCACGTGGTGCTGAATTATCCGGAACACAAAGTGGTCCTCCATTGCAGCATGCTGGTGGCGGGCGGCGTATCCCGCTTTACCATTCACGGTGACAAGGCTAGCGTGGTGAAAGCGCGCATCGATCAGCAGGAAGCCCAGCTGCTGGCAGGCGTCATTCCGGGTAGTGAAAGCTGGGGTGAAGACAGCGACGCTATGGTGCTGCTTAATGCCCAGGGTGAAGCCAGCGCTATCCCTGCGCCAAAAGGCGACCAGCGACAGTACTATATAAACGTGCGCGATGCCCTGAACGGCAAGATTGACAACCCGGTCCCGCCGATGGAAGCCCTGGCGGTGATGGCGGTGCTGGAAGCAGCTGTAAAATCTTCAGAAACGGGTACAACTCAGGAACTGGACTTAACGGCGCAGGAGCGCGCGCAACTGCAATAA
- a CDS encoding DeoR/GlpR family DNA-binding transcription regulator: protein MHKTARQKYVLDIITEQGQASITELADRLQVSADTIRRDLTDLEKQGLAQKNHGGAIALNLSTMNRVSRNTLLPEIKQRLGKQVAQCVPAGSTLFLDAGSTLLAVASFLHGPLTIITPSLDIAQQVSDREGIDLILLGGKWDQKQRLFAGSATLSLLSRYRADIAILGACAIHAELGLSASQEADAEVKRAMLAASQAHWVVADHLKLNQCEPYLVSGLSEIHQLFLDRPWAELGDHSAVQVTVCAH, encoded by the coding sequence ATGCATAAAACCGCCAGACAGAAATATGTGCTTGATATCATTACTGAACAAGGCCAGGCCAGCATTACCGAGCTGGCAGATCGATTGCAGGTTTCAGCGGACACCATCCGTCGCGATCTGACCGACCTGGAAAAACAGGGACTGGCACAAAAAAACCATGGTGGCGCCATCGCGCTGAATCTCTCGACGATGAACCGGGTTAGCAGGAATACCTTGCTGCCTGAAATCAAGCAGCGGCTGGGTAAACAGGTTGCGCAATGCGTGCCTGCGGGCTCGACGCTGTTTCTGGATGCCGGAAGCACACTGCTGGCCGTTGCCTCTTTCCTTCATGGGCCGCTGACCATCATCACCCCTTCTCTTGATATCGCCCAACAGGTGAGCGATCGGGAAGGTATCGACCTGATCCTGCTCGGTGGAAAGTGGGATCAGAAACAGCGCCTGTTTGCCGGAAGCGCCACCCTTTCACTGCTCTCTCGCTACCGGGCGGATATTGCCATCCTTGGCGCATGCGCCATCCATGCCGAACTCGGATTGAGCGCCAGTCAGGAGGCGGATGCCGAAGTGAAGCGTGCCATGCTGGCCGCAAGCCAGGCGCACTGGGTAGTCGCCGACCATCTAAAACTCAACCAGTGCGAACCGTATCTGGTGTCAGGGTTATCCGAGATTCATCAACTGTTTTTAGATCGTCCCTGGGCAGAGCTCGGGGACCATAGCGCCGTGCAGGTTACCGTTTGCGCACATTAA
- a CDS encoding TolC family outer membrane protein, which yields MKMKCNNRLLRLSASLTLISLVVTAANANNGQAGISPVAAMTMKESILFALDRDPSVSQQAAQLGIGQAQIDEARSGWMPQIALNGSTGHSQTTDSSGSLRNSAAWGLSLTQLVYDFGKTNNSISQSSAQRDSYRYQLMSTMSAVAEKTALSYVEVKRYSDLLQAAKENVQALKNVEQLAKLRADAGVSSTSDELQTRTRIAGMQATVEQYNASLNSARARLAVLTGIQAERYSPVPGGLAVEPDSLNRIDYSLIPTVMAAQNMERSAQYGVETAKSQHWPTLSLKGGRTRYESDNRAYWDDQIQLNIDAPLYQGGAVSARVRQAEGARAMASSQVDQARFDVLQKASVAQADWTGARGRMEAGKRQLENALRARDVYKNEYTLSKRSINDLLSVEQDVWSATSAKIMAEYDGWSAAINYASAVDNLMPLIGIEKNAAAKLPDLS from the coding sequence ATGAAGATGAAATGCAATAACAGGTTACTCAGATTATCTGCCTCCCTGACCTTAATTTCGTTGGTGGTGACTGCGGCTAATGCAAATAACGGCCAGGCGGGGATATCTCCCGTTGCGGCAATGACGATGAAAGAAAGTATTCTTTTCGCTCTCGATCGCGACCCCTCGGTGAGCCAGCAGGCGGCACAGCTGGGGATCGGCCAGGCACAAATAGACGAAGCGCGCAGTGGCTGGATGCCACAAATAGCCCTGAACGGGAGTACAGGTCACAGCCAGACCACCGATTCAAGCGGCTCGTTGCGAAATTCCGCAGCCTGGGGCCTGAGTCTGACGCAGCTGGTGTACGATTTTGGCAAGACCAACAACAGCATCAGCCAGTCTTCAGCTCAGCGTGACAGCTATCGCTACCAGCTGATGAGCACGATGTCTGCCGTCGCGGAAAAAACGGCGCTCAGCTATGTGGAAGTGAAACGCTACAGCGATCTGTTGCAGGCGGCAAAAGAGAACGTGCAGGCGCTTAAAAACGTTGAGCAGCTGGCCAAACTCCGCGCCGACGCTGGCGTAAGCTCCACCTCTGATGAGCTTCAGACCCGCACCCGTATTGCCGGGATGCAGGCGACGGTAGAGCAGTACAATGCATCCCTGAACAGCGCCCGCGCGCGGCTGGCGGTATTAACTGGCATACAGGCTGAACGCTATTCACCGGTTCCGGGTGGTCTGGCCGTGGAGCCGGATTCTCTCAATCGGATTGATTATTCACTGATCCCAACGGTGATGGCCGCGCAGAACATGGAGCGTTCAGCCCAGTACGGCGTAGAAACCGCGAAGTCTCAGCACTGGCCGACCTTAAGCCTGAAAGGGGGCCGGACCCGGTATGAGTCGGATAATCGCGCGTACTGGGATGATCAGATCCAGCTCAATATTGACGCACCGCTTTATCAGGGCGGCGCGGTCTCGGCGCGCGTCCGTCAGGCCGAGGGCGCAAGGGCAATGGCATCGTCGCAGGTCGATCAGGCCCGTTTTGATGTCCTGCAAAAAGCCTCCGTCGCACAGGCCGACTGGACCGGGGCGCGTGGACGAATGGAAGCCGGGAAACGTCAGCTGGAAAATGCGTTGCGCGCCCGCGATGTCTACAAAAATGAATATACCCTGAGCAAGCGCAGCATTAACGATCTGCTCAGCGTGGAGCAGGATGTCTGGTCTGCCACCTCCGCGAAAATAATGGCTGAATACGATGGCTGGAGTGCGGCGATTAATTACGCCTCCGCGGTGGATAATCTCATGCCGCTTATCGGAATAGAGAAAAACGCTGCCGCGAAATTACCTGATTTAAGTTAA
- the cybB gene encoding cytochrome b561: MRTKYTGLQISIHWLVFLLVIMAYCAMEFRGWFPRSDRPLINMIHVSCGISILVLMVARLLIRLKFPAPPIQPKPKAMITGLSHLGHLVIYLLFIALPLIGMVMMYNRGNDWFAFGLTMPHAAEGNFDLVDTLKAWHVTLANLGYFVIGLHAFAALTHHYFWKDNTLLRMMPKKRQ, translated from the coding sequence ATGCGCACAAAATATACGGGTCTGCAAATCAGCATTCACTGGCTGGTTTTTCTGTTAGTTATTATGGCCTATTGCGCCATGGAGTTCAGGGGATGGTTCCCGCGAAGCGATCGTCCGCTCATTAATATGATCCACGTTTCCTGCGGGATCAGCATCCTGGTGCTGATGGTGGCGCGCCTGCTTATCCGCCTCAAATTCCCGGCTCCGCCTATTCAACCGAAACCAAAAGCGATGATTACCGGGCTGTCCCATCTGGGGCATCTGGTTATCTACCTGCTGTTCATTGCGCTGCCGCTGATCGGCATGGTGATGATGTATAACCGGGGAAATGACTGGTTTGCGTTTGGCCTGACGATGCCGCATGCGGCGGAGGGGAATTTCGACCTGGTGGATACGCTAAAAGCGTGGCACGTGACGCTGGCCAATCTGGGATATTTCGTGATTGGTTTGCACGCCTTTGCCGCGCTGACGCATCACTATTTCTGGAAAGACAACACGCTGCTGCGCATGATGCCGAAAAAGCGTCAGTAA